Proteins encoded in a region of the Nonomuraea helvata genome:
- a CDS encoding bifunctional cytochrome P450/NADPH--P450 reductase, whose amino-acid sequence MAQIPAPQGLPILGNTLQIPSHSPVEHFVQVASRYEEGIFRLEVAGRTIVLVYDPDLVAEVCDESRFVKRIKPPLSIVRDFGGDGLFTADHDEPVWGHAHRILMPAFSQRSMKAYYAQMLEIAEQLVESWAGRQGEDLPVADDMTRLTLDTISLTGFGYRFRSFDSPELHPFLQSMGGALTEAMLRNQQLPFVTKLKRSHEEAYRRDIADMQELVDDVIRQRRAEGGAGSKDLLGLMLEASDPQTGVRLSDENIRNQVLTFLIAGHETTSGLLSFALYNLLREPHTLARAYDEVDRLLPGDEPPTYETIMKLDVIPRILEETLRHWSPIPAFSVSAVEDTTIGGYPIAKDQGVAVLLPVLHRNPKAWERPDEFDIDRWLPENKKSHHRAAYKPFGNGERACIGRQFALTEARLALAMILRRFAISDPNVYRMKIKQTLTIKPDGFTLRVRERRAHERAAVAAQVVEESEQQEIAVTGVPLTVAYGSNLGTSSDIAERLAERAGRAGFAGTLTTLDDMTPPSEGLLIVVASSYNGKAPDNAQRFDALETLPDLSGVRLAVLGCGNTQWPTYQDFPKRAYEKLTAAGAVPLIERGEADADGDFDGDVSAWTAKLWTALAEEYSAATETAGPRYEMEVLSEAEVRPSVVSSRAFPLTVVSNEELTGDPTGLWDFSTEAPRPGVRSIVARLPEGVTYSAGDHVAVFAKNDPELVEWALRCLRVPREQVVRLRAAGSTHLPVDTPVTAGLLLTEFAELQDVATRADIEALAAHTACPWTRGQLTGLTENYADEILAKRVSALALLERFPAITLPLPVFLEMAGPIKPRYYSVSSSPLADPSLVRLTVGLVEGPAWSGTGTYQGMCSAYLGGLKEGEVFYGYVRVPAPPFRLPEDPATPVVLVGPGTGFAPLRGFLEERVLTGAAGPAAIFTGCRHPQHDQLYAGDLARWGVSAHVAYSAVPGHPYRYVQDAIAAHADEVWELLSQGAHVYVCGDGLRMAPAVRQVLLDIHRERTGQDGAEWLAGLEAAGRYQQDVFA is encoded by the coding sequence ATGGCGCAGATTCCCGCACCCCAGGGCCTGCCCATCCTGGGTAACACGCTGCAGATTCCCTCTCACTCGCCGGTGGAGCACTTCGTCCAGGTCGCCTCCCGGTACGAGGAGGGCATCTTCCGGCTGGAGGTCGCCGGTCGCACGATCGTGCTGGTGTACGACCCGGATCTGGTCGCCGAGGTGTGTGACGAGAGCAGGTTCGTCAAGCGCATCAAGCCGCCGCTGTCGATCGTCCGCGACTTCGGCGGCGACGGGCTGTTCACGGCCGACCACGACGAGCCGGTGTGGGGACACGCGCATCGCATCCTGATGCCCGCCTTCAGCCAGCGTTCGATGAAGGCCTACTACGCGCAGATGCTCGAGATCGCCGAGCAGCTCGTCGAGTCGTGGGCAGGTCGCCAGGGGGAGGACCTGCCCGTCGCCGACGACATGACCAGGCTCACCCTGGACACGATCTCGCTCACCGGGTTCGGCTACCGGTTCCGCTCGTTCGACTCGCCGGAGCTGCACCCGTTCCTGCAGTCCATGGGCGGCGCGTTGACCGAGGCCATGCTGCGCAACCAGCAGCTGCCGTTCGTCACCAAGCTCAAGCGCTCGCACGAGGAGGCGTACCGGCGTGACATCGCCGACATGCAGGAGCTCGTCGACGACGTGATCAGGCAGCGCCGCGCAGAGGGCGGCGCCGGCTCCAAGGACCTGCTGGGCCTGATGCTGGAGGCGTCCGACCCGCAGACCGGCGTCCGCCTGTCCGACGAGAACATCCGCAACCAGGTCCTCACCTTTCTCATCGCCGGCCACGAGACCACCAGCGGGCTGCTCTCGTTCGCGCTGTACAACCTGCTGCGCGAGCCGCACACGCTGGCGCGCGCCTACGACGAGGTGGACCGGCTGCTGCCCGGCGACGAGCCGCCGACGTACGAGACGATCATGAAGCTCGACGTCATCCCGCGCATCCTGGAGGAGACGCTGCGCCACTGGTCGCCGATCCCGGCGTTCAGCGTCAGCGCGGTCGAGGACACCACGATCGGCGGCTATCCCATCGCCAAGGACCAGGGCGTCGCCGTGCTCCTGCCGGTGCTGCACCGCAACCCCAAGGCGTGGGAACGGCCGGACGAGTTCGACATCGACCGGTGGCTGCCGGAGAACAAGAAGAGCCACCACCGCGCGGCGTACAAGCCGTTCGGCAACGGCGAGCGGGCCTGCATCGGCCGCCAGTTCGCGCTCACCGAGGCCAGGCTGGCGCTGGCGATGATCCTGCGGCGCTTCGCGATCTCCGACCCGAACGTCTACCGCATGAAGATCAAGCAGACGCTCACCATCAAGCCTGACGGGTTCACGCTCAGGGTCCGCGAGCGGCGCGCGCACGAGCGGGCGGCCGTCGCGGCCCAGGTGGTCGAGGAGAGCGAGCAGCAGGAGATCGCCGTCACCGGCGTGCCGCTCACCGTCGCGTACGGCTCCAACCTCGGCACCAGCTCCGACATCGCCGAGCGCCTGGCCGAGCGGGCCGGTCGCGCGGGCTTCGCCGGCACGCTGACCACGCTCGACGACATGACGCCGCCGAGCGAGGGCCTGCTCATCGTGGTCGCCTCCTCCTACAACGGCAAGGCCCCCGACAACGCCCAGCGCTTCGACGCGCTGGAGACGCTGCCCGACCTGTCCGGCGTGCGGCTGGCCGTGCTGGGCTGCGGGAACACGCAGTGGCCCACGTACCAGGACTTCCCGAAGCGCGCCTACGAGAAGCTGACGGCCGCGGGGGCGGTGCCGCTGATCGAGCGCGGCGAGGCCGACGCGGACGGCGACTTCGACGGCGACGTGTCCGCGTGGACGGCCAAGCTCTGGACCGCGCTGGCCGAGGAGTACAGCGCCGCCACCGAGACCGCCGGTCCGCGCTACGAGATGGAGGTGCTGAGCGAGGCGGAGGTCAGGCCCTCGGTCGTCTCCTCGCGCGCCTTCCCGCTGACCGTCGTCTCCAACGAGGAGCTGACCGGCGACCCCACCGGGCTCTGGGACTTCTCGACCGAGGCGCCGCGTCCCGGCGTGCGCTCGATCGTGGCCAGGCTGCCCGAGGGCGTCACGTACTCAGCGGGCGACCACGTGGCCGTCTTCGCCAAGAACGACCCCGAGCTGGTGGAGTGGGCGCTGCGCTGCCTGCGCGTCCCCCGCGAGCAGGTGGTACGGCTGCGCGCCGCCGGATCCACCCACCTGCCCGTGGACACGCCCGTCACGGCGGGCCTGCTGCTGACCGAGTTCGCCGAGCTGCAGGACGTGGCCACCAGGGCCGACATCGAGGCGCTGGCCGCCCACACCGCATGCCCGTGGACCCGCGGTCAGCTCACCGGGCTGACCGAGAACTACGCCGACGAGATCCTGGCCAAGCGCGTCTCCGCGCTGGCGTTGCTCGAGCGCTTCCCGGCGATCACGCTGCCGCTGCCGGTGTTCCTGGAGATGGCCGGGCCCATCAAGCCGCGCTACTACTCGGTCTCCTCCTCGCCGCTGGCCGACCCTTCGCTCGTGCGTCTCACCGTCGGCCTGGTGGAGGGGCCCGCGTGGTCGGGCACCGGCACGTACCAGGGCATGTGCTCGGCCTATCTCGGCGGGCTGAAGGAGGGCGAGGTGTTCTACGGCTACGTCCGCGTGCCCGCGCCGCCGTTCCGGCTGCCGGAGGACCCGGCCACGCCGGTGGTCCTCGTCGGCCCCGGCACCGGCTTCGCCCCGCTCCGCGGCTTCCTCGAGGAGCGCGTCCTGACCGGCGCCGCCGGCCCGGCCGCGATCTTCACCGGGTGCCGTCACCCTCAGCACGACCAGCTGTACGCCGGCGACCTCGCCCGCTGGGGCGTGTCCGCGCACGTCGCGTACTCCGCCGTGCCGGGGCACCCGTACCGGTACGTCCAGGACGCCATCGCCGCGCACGCCGACGAGGTGTGGGAGCTGCTCTCGCAGGGCGCGCACGTGTACGTGTGCGGCGACGGGCTGCGGATGGCTCCGGCGGTGCGGCAGGTGCTGCTGGACATCCACCGGGAGCGGACCGGGCAGGACGGCGCCGAGTGGCTGGCCGGGCTGGAGGCGGCGGGGCGCTACCAGCAGGACGTGTTCGCCTGA
- a CDS encoding TetR/AcrR family transcriptional regulator: MAVSARRGTPLTIEEISSTAVRLIDEGGVEGLSMRKLAAELDVNPMSLYHHVESKEALLGLVCATAAQRMHMPPDDGAPWQDQLKALALAYHRHAREHPALWGYVHTHPQLINDHRLVIWQTLYRILRLAGVPEPELRRTSEILNAFVSGFIVAETHGHMSDDPEGVDRNFDTAVHLIINGMVSFSA, encoded by the coding sequence ATGGCGGTGAGCGCACGCAGGGGCACGCCCCTCACGATCGAAGAGATCTCCTCCACGGCAGTACGCCTGATCGACGAGGGGGGCGTGGAAGGGCTGTCCATGCGCAAGCTGGCGGCCGAGCTGGACGTCAACCCCATGTCGCTCTACCACCACGTGGAGAGCAAGGAGGCGCTGCTCGGGCTGGTCTGCGCCACCGCGGCCCAGCGCATGCACATGCCGCCGGATGACGGCGCCCCGTGGCAGGACCAGCTCAAGGCCCTGGCGCTGGCCTACCACCGGCACGCCCGCGAGCATCCGGCCCTGTGGGGATACGTGCACACCCATCCGCAGCTGATCAACGACCACCGGCTGGTGATCTGGCAGACGCTCTATCGCATCCTGCGGCTGGCGGGCGTGCCGGAGCCGGAGCTGCGGCGGACGAGCGAGATCCTGAACGCGTTCGTCTCGGGCTTCATCGTGGCCGAGACCCACGGGCACATGTCGGACGACCCCGAGGGGGTCGACCGTAACTTCGACACGGCCGTACACCTGATCATCAACGGCATGGTGAGCTTCTCCGCCTGA
- a CDS encoding thiolase family protein, whose protein sequence is MRDAVIVQAVRTPIGKGKPGGGLTGVHPVDLLAHTLRALIERSGVDPSLVDDVIGGCVDQVGEQAMNTTRNAWLAAGLPESVPAVTVDRQCGSSQQAVHFAAQGIMAGAYDLVVACGVESMSRVPMWSNVPAGADPFGPAMAARFPDGLVPQGISAELIAAKWSLSREQQDAFSAGSHRKAAAASFADELVPIAGLDRDESVRPATTPEILAGLKPAFTDPGYAERFPQIEWSVTAGNTSPINDGAAAVLITSSETAARLGLRPLARLHSFAVAGADPILMLTAVIPATEKVLRRAGLGLADIDLFEVNEAFASVVLAWLQETGAAPARVNVKGGAIALGHPLGASGARIATTLVHAMHERGARYALQTMCEAGGLANALILERL, encoded by the coding sequence ATGCGTGACGCGGTCATCGTGCAGGCCGTACGCACTCCGATCGGCAAGGGCAAGCCCGGCGGCGGCCTGACCGGGGTCCACCCGGTGGACCTGCTGGCCCACACCCTGCGCGCGCTGATCGAGCGCAGCGGGGTGGATCCGTCGCTGGTGGACGACGTGATCGGTGGCTGCGTCGACCAGGTGGGCGAGCAGGCCATGAACACCACGCGCAACGCCTGGCTGGCGGCCGGCCTGCCGGAGTCGGTTCCCGCGGTCACCGTGGACCGGCAGTGCGGCTCCTCCCAGCAGGCCGTGCACTTCGCCGCCCAGGGGATCATGGCCGGCGCGTACGACCTGGTGGTGGCGTGCGGCGTGGAGTCGATGAGCCGCGTGCCGATGTGGTCCAACGTGCCTGCCGGGGCCGACCCGTTCGGCCCCGCGATGGCGGCGCGCTTCCCCGACGGTCTTGTGCCGCAGGGCATCAGCGCCGAGCTGATCGCCGCCAAGTGGTCGCTCAGCCGCGAGCAGCAGGACGCGTTCTCCGCGGGCTCCCACCGCAAGGCCGCCGCCGCGTCCTTCGCCGACGAGCTCGTACCCATCGCCGGGCTCGACCGGGACGAGTCGGTGCGCCCCGCCACGACGCCGGAGATCCTGGCCGGTCTGAAACCCGCCTTCACGGACCCGGGTTACGCCGAGCGGTTCCCGCAGATAGAGTGGTCAGTCACCGCCGGCAACACCAGCCCGATCAACGACGGGGCGGCGGCCGTGCTGATCACCAGCTCGGAGACGGCGGCCCGGCTGGGCCTGCGCCCGCTGGCCCGCCTGCACAGCTTCGCCGTCGCGGGCGCGGACCCGATCCTCATGCTCACGGCCGTCATCCCCGCCACGGAGAAGGTGCTGCGCCGCGCGGGGCTGGGTCTCGCCGACATCGACCTGTTCGAGGTCAACGAGGCGTTCGCGAGCGTCGTGCTGGCCTGGCTGCAGGAAACCGGCGCCGCCCCGGCCAGGGTCAACGTCAAGGGCGGCGCCATCGCGCTCGGCCACCCGCTGGGCGCGAGCGGCGCCCGTATCGCCACGACGCTGGTGCACGCGATGCACGAGCGCGGCGCCCGCTACGCCCTGCAGACCATGTGCGAGGCCGGCGGCCTGGCCAACGCTCTGATTCTCGAACGCCTCTAA
- a CDS encoding SDR family oxidoreductase, giving the protein MKISGSVALVTGANRGLGATFAQALLDRGARTVYAAARNPATVTGAGLTPIELDITDPAAVAAAAERCADVDLLINNAGIARPGPADLDSAHAEMETNYFGTLSMSRAFAPVLARNGGGALVNVLSALSFFSVPQVSTYAASKAAAWSLTNALRVELKEQGTHVVGVHAGYIDTDMAAGVTDPKISPAEVVAQTLDALEAGTYEVLADTLSKEIRAGLSGDLELLYPALATR; this is encoded by the coding sequence ATGAAGATCTCCGGCAGCGTCGCCCTCGTCACGGGCGCGAACCGCGGCCTGGGCGCCACCTTCGCCCAGGCCCTCCTGGACCGGGGCGCCCGCACCGTCTACGCGGCGGCCAGGAACCCCGCCACGGTCACCGGCGCGGGCCTCACCCCGATCGAACTCGACATCACGGACCCGGCCGCCGTCGCGGCCGCGGCCGAGCGCTGCGCCGACGTGGACCTGCTGATCAACAACGCCGGCATCGCCCGCCCGGGCCCGGCCGACCTGGACTCGGCCCACGCCGAGATGGAGACCAACTACTTCGGCACCCTGTCCATGAGCCGCGCCTTCGCCCCCGTCCTGGCGCGCAACGGCGGCGGCGCGCTGGTGAACGTGCTGTCGGCGCTGTCGTTCTTCTCGGTCCCGCAGGTGAGCACGTACGCCGCGTCGAAGGCGGCGGCGTGGTCGCTGACCAACGCCCTGCGGGTGGAGCTGAAGGAGCAGGGCACTCACGTCGTCGGGGTGCACGCGGGCTACATCGACACCGACATGGCCGCCGGCGTCACGGACCCCAAGATCTCCCCGGCGGAGGTCGTCGCCCAGACACTCGACGCCCTGGAGGCCGGGACGTACGAGGTCCTGGCCGACACGCTCAGCAAGGAGATCAGGGCCGGCCTCTCGGGTGACCTCGAGCTCCTCTACCCGGCGCTGGCCACCCGCTGA
- a CDS encoding IS1182 family transposase: MSFVEGRLAPNSIYTVLHRECRNLFPDEMFADLFAEDGRRSVPPMIVAVVMVLQRLEGLSDREAVDRFAFDVRWKYAAGGLDFDHPGFVHTVLVDMRARLAASDRPDRIFERTVEVAARAGLIGRKRVLDSAPIYDAVATQDTITLIRSAIRGVLRASDRELRVALRAVISSGDAYTDLGKPVIDWTEQAEREALIDSRARDGFALLAVLDGRKVAEEVDQAARLLATVLGQDLQHGEDGVFRIARKVAKDRVISTVDAEARHGRKTVERSFDGYKGHIAEDPDSEIITATRVTAGNVGDAEPAAELLADLLSEQAEQAEQAEQAEQAEQAEQAEVYGDAAYGTGPMLAKLDRAQIEAMVKTQPSSAPGGRFTKDAFTVDLEAGRVICPNQIVKEIRWHRNGSGVAAFGSACAGCPLRERCTTAKDGRDINLSPHEAHLARGRANSADPGWLARYRATRPKVERKIAHLMRRRHGGRRARMRGTAKVDADFSLLAAAVNLARLAVLGVTSTSTGRWAATMA; encoded by the coding sequence GTGAGTTTTGTCGAGGGTCGGCTGGCGCCGAACTCGATCTACACGGTGCTGCACCGTGAGTGCCGGAATCTGTTTCCGGACGAGATGTTCGCCGACCTGTTCGCTGAGGATGGGCGCCGGTCGGTGCCGCCGATGATCGTGGCGGTGGTGATGGTGCTGCAGCGGCTGGAGGGGCTGTCGGATCGCGAGGCGGTGGATCGGTTCGCCTTCGATGTGCGGTGGAAGTACGCCGCCGGCGGGCTGGACTTCGACCATCCAGGGTTCGTGCACACCGTGCTGGTGGACATGCGGGCCCGGCTGGCCGCCTCCGACCGGCCAGACCGGATCTTCGAGCGGACCGTGGAGGTGGCCGCCCGGGCCGGGCTGATCGGCCGCAAGCGGGTGCTGGACTCGGCACCGATCTATGATGCGGTGGCCACCCAGGACACCATCACGCTGATCCGCTCGGCGATCCGGGGCGTGCTGCGCGCCTCCGACCGGGAGTTGCGGGTCGCGCTGCGGGCGGTGATCTCCAGCGGGGACGCCTACACCGATCTCGGTAAGCCGGTCATCGACTGGACCGAACAAGCGGAGCGGGAGGCGCTGATCGACTCGCGGGCCCGCGATGGGTTCGCGCTGCTAGCCGTGCTGGACGGACGGAAGGTGGCTGAGGAGGTCGATCAGGCGGCACGATTGCTGGCCACCGTGCTCGGCCAGGACCTGCAGCACGGCGAGGACGGGGTGTTTCGGATCGCCCGCAAGGTGGCCAAGGACCGTGTCATCTCCACCGTCGATGCCGAGGCGCGACACGGCCGCAAGACGGTGGAGCGCTCGTTCGACGGATACAAAGGCCACATCGCCGAAGACCCCGACAGCGAGATCATCACTGCCACCCGGGTGACGGCAGGCAACGTGGGCGATGCCGAACCGGCCGCCGAACTCCTGGCTGACCTCCTGTCCGAGCAGGCCGAGCAGGCCGAGCAGGCCGAGCAGGCCGAGCAGGCCGAGCAGGCCGAGCAGGCCGAGGTTTATGGTGATGCCGCCTACGGCACCGGGCCGATGCTTGCCAAGCTCGACCGGGCGCAAATCGAGGCGATGGTCAAGACGCAGCCCTCCAGCGCGCCCGGAGGTCGCTTCACCAAGGATGCCTTCACCGTCGATCTGGAGGCCGGGCGGGTGATCTGCCCGAACCAGATCGTCAAGGAGATCCGCTGGCATCGCAATGGCAGTGGCGTGGCGGCCTTCGGCTCCGCATGCGCGGGATGCCCGCTCCGGGAGCGGTGCACCACCGCCAAGGACGGCCGCGACATCAACCTCAGCCCGCACGAGGCACACTTGGCCCGGGGCCGGGCCAACAGTGCCGATCCCGGCTGGCTGGCCCGATACCGCGCCACCCGGCCCAAGGTCGAACGCAAGATCGCGCATCTGATGCGGCGACGGCATGGCGGACGCCGCGCCCGCATGCGCGGCACCGCCAAAGTCGACGCGGACTTTTCTTTGCTGGCCGCCGCTGTCAACCTGGCACGCCTGGCGGTGCTCGGCGTTACTTCCACCTCAACCGGGCGATGGGCAGCGACAATGGCCTGA
- a CDS encoding glycoside hydrolase family 13 protein: MRFIGEPHHDGSALYVSDQEPVVGSRVTLWLRAPLAAGVTGVHVRTVHDGEPRYAEAAPDPSRRDVGGYGGTDVWWRAEITAVNPVTPYRFLLHSGGGQAWLTAAGLVTHDVTDAGDFRLVCHQAPPSWMSDAVVYQIFPDRFDRSGLMPDPPDWALPRDWDRDPVIPSGPGTSEQFYGGDLDGIAQRLDHIQGLGADTVYLTPIFPARSNHRYNASTFEHVDPLLGGDEALHRLSGALHARGMRLLGDITTNHCGDTHEWFTAAVSDVNAVEREMFSFDPDTGDYESWWGVKTLPKLNWGSELVRSSMRAVLKKWLGPLDGWRVDVANMTGRRGAEDRTHEVAAMLRAELGPDAAFIAEHNHDASSDLDRDGWHGTMNYGGFTRPVWTWLRGPELDLDHFLGVPGGVPARDGLATLATFRSFASHMSWRSLVHSWQLLDSHDSPRIRTVTGSRERHLLALGLQATLPGTPMVFAGSEFGLTGVNGEHSRTPMPWNRPADQDLATLAAYRELLGLRRAEPALRHGGLRWLHADADCLVFARETYEESILVCVRRAPGAPLHLGVRALGVYNAEDGDVLPGDGPSLRVWRLTR, translated from the coding sequence TTGCGCTTCATCGGGGAGCCGCATCACGACGGCTCAGCTCTGTACGTCTCCGACCAGGAACCCGTCGTGGGCTCGCGGGTGACGCTGTGGCTGCGGGCGCCGCTCGCCGCCGGGGTCACGGGCGTGCACGTACGTACCGTGCACGACGGGGAGCCGCGCTACGCGGAGGCGGCGCCGGACCCGTCGCGGCGGGACGTCGGCGGATACGGCGGCACCGACGTCTGGTGGCGGGCCGAGATCACCGCGGTCAACCCGGTCACTCCGTACCGCTTCCTGCTCCACAGCGGGGGCGGCCAGGCGTGGCTGACCGCGGCCGGGCTCGTCACGCACGACGTGACCGACGCGGGCGACTTCCGGCTCGTGTGCCACCAGGCGCCGCCCTCGTGGATGTCGGACGCGGTCGTCTACCAGATCTTCCCCGACCGCTTCGATCGCTCCGGGCTCATGCCCGACCCGCCCGACTGGGCGCTGCCGCGTGACTGGGACCGCGACCCGGTCATCCCCAGCGGGCCCGGCACCTCCGAGCAGTTCTACGGCGGCGACCTCGACGGCATCGCCCAGCGGCTCGACCACATCCAGGGTCTCGGCGCCGACACCGTGTACCTGACGCCGATCTTCCCCGCCCGCTCCAACCACCGCTACAACGCCTCCACGTTCGAGCACGTGGACCCGCTGCTCGGTGGCGACGAGGCCCTGCACCGGCTGTCGGGCGCGCTGCACGCGCGCGGCATGCGGCTGCTCGGCGACATCACCACCAACCACTGCGGCGACACGCACGAATGGTTCACCGCGGCTGTGTCCGACGTGAACGCGGTCGAGCGCGAGATGTTCTCCTTCGACCCCGACACCGGCGACTACGAGTCCTGGTGGGGCGTCAAGACGCTGCCCAAGCTCAACTGGGGCAGCGAGCTCGTCCGCTCGAGCATGCGGGCGGTGCTGAAGAAGTGGCTGGGGCCGCTCGACGGCTGGCGCGTGGACGTGGCCAACATGACCGGCAGGCGCGGCGCCGAGGACCGCACCCACGAGGTCGCCGCCATGCTCCGGGCCGAGCTCGGCCCCGACGCCGCGTTCATCGCCGAGCACAACCACGACGCCTCGAGCGACCTCGACCGCGACGGCTGGCACGGCACCATGAACTACGGCGGCTTCACCCGTCCGGTCTGGACCTGGCTGCGCGGGCCCGAGCTGGACCTGGACCACTTCCTCGGCGTGCCGGGCGGCGTGCCGGCACGCGACGGGCTGGCCACGCTCGCCACGTTCAGGTCGTTCGCGTCCCACATGTCGTGGCGCTCGCTCGTGCACTCCTGGCAGCTGCTCGACTCGCACGACTCGCCCCGCATCCGCACCGTCACCGGCTCGCGCGAGCGCCACCTGCTCGCGCTCGGGCTCCAGGCCACGCTGCCGGGCACGCCGATGGTGTTCGCGGGCAGCGAGTTCGGCCTGACCGGCGTGAACGGCGAGCACTCCCGCACCCCGATGCCCTGGAACCGGCCCGCGGACCAGGACCTTGCGACGCTGGCGGCCTACCGCGAGCTGCTCGGGCTGCGCCGCGCCGAGCCCGCGCTGCGCCACGGCGGCCTGCGCTGGCTGCACGCCGACGCCGACTGCCTGGTCTTCGCGCGCGAGACGTACGAGGAGTCGATCCTGGTGTGCGTGCGGCGGGCGCCCGGCGCGCCGCTCCACCTCGGCGTACGGGCCCTGGGTGTCTACAACGCCGAGGACGGGGACGTGCTGCCCGGCGACGGGCCTTCGCTCCGCGTCTGGCGCCTCACCCGCTGA
- a CDS encoding sugar ABC transporter permease gives MKVALRHVFVLVVCAFALFPILFVISAAINPLGTLASTSLLPTGASLANFANLLSSDSYPFGRWFFNSVSIALMSSFASLLLSMFAAYAFSRMRFAGRRVGLLALLLIQMFPQFLAIVTIFMIFTRVTELYPAFGFNTVWGLMLLYLGGALGVNTWLMKGFLDTVPKELDEAATVDGATHAQIFWRVIMPLVTPILAVTALLAFIGTMSEFLMANVFLRDTESKTLAVGMWGMIAGDHRNANFGMFAAGTLLTAIPTVGVFLWLQKYIVSGLTAGAVKG, from the coding sequence GTGAAAGTCGCCCTCAGGCATGTCTTCGTGCTGGTCGTGTGCGCGTTCGCGCTCTTCCCGATCCTGTTCGTGATCTCGGCCGCGATCAACCCCCTGGGCACGCTGGCCTCCACCAGCCTGCTGCCGACCGGCGCCAGCCTGGCCAACTTCGCCAACCTGCTGAGCTCCGACAGCTACCCGTTCGGCCGGTGGTTCTTCAACTCCGTGTCCATCGCGCTGATGTCGTCGTTCGCGAGCCTGCTGCTGTCGATGTTCGCCGCGTACGCCTTCAGCCGCATGCGCTTCGCGGGCCGCCGGGTCGGGCTGCTGGCGCTGCTGCTCATCCAGATGTTCCCGCAGTTCCTGGCCATCGTGACGATCTTCATGATCTTCACCAGGGTGACCGAGCTGTATCCGGCCTTCGGCTTCAACACCGTGTGGGGCCTCATGCTGCTCTACCTGGGCGGCGCGCTCGGTGTGAACACCTGGCTGATGAAGGGCTTCCTCGACACCGTGCCGAAGGAGCTGGACGAGGCCGCCACCGTGGACGGCGCCACGCACGCGCAGATCTTCTGGCGGGTCATCATGCCGCTGGTCACGCCGATCCTCGCGGTCACCGCGCTGCTGGCGTTCATCGGCACGATGAGCGAGTTCCTCATGGCGAACGTGTTCCTGCGCGACACCGAGAGCAAGACTCTCGCCGTCGGCATGTGGGGCATGATCGCCGGCGACCACCGCAACGCCAACTTCGGCATGTTCGCCGCGGGCACGTTGCTTACCGCCATTCCCACGGTGGGTGTGTTCCTCTGGTTGCAGAAGTACATCGTCTCCGGGCTCACCGCCGGGGCTGTCAAGGGATAG